The following proteins are encoded in a genomic region of Reichenbachiella sp.:
- a CDS encoding peptide MFS transporter, protein MEDRQEIFGHPKGLYICFLTEMWERFSFYGMKFLLLLYLTKYHLFTDGAGYDVLGAYAGLVYALPVVGGILADRYLGMRKAVIFGGIMLCFGHLGLAFEGNQATLIDGVAVQDEFALKIFYFSLALIIVGVGFLKPNISTIVGKLYEVGDKRRDSGFTIFYMGINLGSFTATLLCGYLGENFGWGYGFGAAGIGMLLGLVVFLWGQKFLHGHAEPDNPEVLKEKVFLGLNKELTIYLGSLISVPFIWFLVQSNSIVHDSLNFMAFAVLVWLVWFLFKECNAQERGRMTVLASLTLFTVVFWALFEQSAGSMTLYADRVIDRVLIDLHFMPNETSSLYILGVILFILPIAVGYIGKDKFMAMNDSEKKITGSVFALLGATLVYYGIGNFLFASEVASSTNGLPMRWEVTAVQTGSLNAMFIFLLAPGFAWLWTFLSKHNMEPGTPMKFGLGILQAGLGFGALVLGATMPDASGKVAYIWIVLAYLLHTTGELCLSPVGLSAVTKLSVPKVVGFMMGVWFLATAYSELVAAQIGKFAAMDTAGGVVTDVGAAGAVYADFFSSLMWVGVAISVVLFVLTPLMKKGMHGVK, encoded by the coding sequence ATGGAAGACAGGCAAGAAATTTTTGGACACCCTAAGGGACTTTACATTTGTTTTCTCACTGAAATGTGGGAGCGATTTTCATTCTATGGAATGAAATTTTTACTGCTCCTGTATCTGACAAAATATCACTTATTTACTGACGGTGCCGGCTACGATGTCTTAGGTGCCTACGCCGGATTGGTGTATGCCTTGCCTGTAGTGGGTGGTATACTTGCTGACCGGTATCTAGGTATGAGAAAGGCTGTGATTTTTGGAGGAATCATGTTGTGTTTTGGTCACTTGGGATTAGCCTTCGAGGGTAATCAGGCAACCCTGATTGATGGAGTAGCGGTACAAGATGAATTTGCTTTAAAAATATTCTATTTTTCACTGGCATTAATCATAGTTGGAGTCGGTTTTCTGAAACCGAATATTTCAACTATTGTGGGTAAACTCTATGAAGTAGGAGATAAACGAAGAGACTCAGGTTTTACCATTTTCTATATGGGTATTAATCTGGGTTCGTTCACAGCCACTTTGCTTTGCGGATACTTGGGAGAAAATTTCGGATGGGGGTACGGATTCGGTGCAGCTGGTATCGGTATGTTGCTAGGCTTAGTTGTTTTTCTATGGGGCCAAAAATTCCTACATGGACATGCAGAACCGGACAATCCTGAAGTACTCAAAGAGAAAGTGTTTTTGGGATTAAATAAAGAGTTGACCATCTATCTGGGGTCATTGATTAGTGTGCCATTTATCTGGTTTTTAGTGCAGTCCAACAGTATCGTTCATGACTCATTAAATTTTATGGCTTTCGCAGTCTTGGTATGGCTTGTATGGTTTTTGTTCAAAGAATGTAATGCACAAGAAAGAGGTCGTATGACGGTTTTGGCCTCACTTACTCTTTTCACCGTTGTGTTTTGGGCCTTGTTTGAGCAGTCCGCCGGCTCTATGACCTTATATGCCGACAGGGTCATTGATCGAGTATTAATCGACTTACATTTCATGCCCAATGAAACGAGTAGTCTTTACATATTAGGAGTAATATTATTCATTCTACCAATAGCGGTAGGGTATATAGGCAAGGATAAGTTCATGGCAATGAACGATTCCGAGAAGAAAATCACAGGTTCAGTTTTTGCACTATTAGGAGCTACATTGGTTTATTATGGCATAGGTAACTTTCTGTTTGCCTCGGAGGTAGCTAGTTCTACTAATGGTTTACCCATGCGTTGGGAGGTAACTGCTGTACAAACTGGTTCTTTGAATGCGATGTTTATCTTTTTACTAGCTCCGGGTTTTGCTTGGTTGTGGACATTCTTAAGTAAGCACAATATGGAACCAGGAACACCAATGAAATTCGGTCTGGGTATTTTACAAGCCGGACTCGGTTTTGGTGCTTTGGTTTTAGGTGCCACGATGCCTGATGCTTCAGGAAAGGTAGCATACATCTGGATTGTATTGGCTTATTTGCTCCACACCACTGGAGAATTGTGTTTGTCACCAGTAGGGCTTTCTGCAGTTACAAAACTATCCGTACCTAAAGTGGTCGGTTTTATGATGGGTGTTTGGTTCTTGGCTACAGCATACTCCGAGCTGGTTGCTGCGCAAATTGGAAAATTTGCGGCCATGGATACTGCTGGAGGTGTAGTCACAGATGTAGGAGCGGCTGGTGCCGTATATGCAGATTTCTTTTCTTCTTTGATGTGGGTAGGTGTAGCTATCAGTGTGGTGCTGTTTGTCCTTACTCCATTGATGAAAAAAGGAATGCATGGTGTGAAATAA
- the trpC gene encoding indole-3-glycerol phosphate synthase TrpC, translated as MNVLDKIVQTKKEELAYQKSVISIDDLIKSSYFDRDCHSTVKNLEEAAPYGIISEFKRQSPSKGIINNKADVAEVAKGYCQAGASAISILTDQDYFGGSIEDLQRARKHMSCPVLRKDFIIDEYQVYKTKAIGADLMLLIAAILTKEEIVRFTDLAHQLGLEVLFEIHNEEEFHEGYYDAVDILGVNNRDLKRFKTTIQNSIDLAKILPKEQLKISESGISSTKEMDILAAEGYKGFLIGEQFMKHEDPANELRKFMSTQMAKG; from the coding sequence ATGAATGTATTAGATAAAATAGTTCAAACCAAGAAGGAAGAGTTGGCTTACCAGAAGTCGGTGATTTCCATTGATGACTTGATCAAATCGAGTTATTTCGATAGAGATTGCCACTCTACGGTAAAAAACTTAGAAGAAGCCGCTCCTTATGGAATTATATCAGAATTCAAAAGGCAGTCACCTTCCAAAGGAATAATCAATAATAAGGCGGATGTAGCAGAAGTAGCTAAAGGCTATTGCCAGGCCGGAGCATCGGCAATATCCATTCTTACTGATCAGGATTATTTTGGAGGAAGTATTGAGGATCTTCAACGGGCTCGAAAACATATGTCTTGTCCAGTGCTTAGAAAAGATTTTATCATTGATGAATATCAGGTGTATAAAACGAAAGCTATAGGGGCAGATTTAATGCTTTTGATAGCAGCTATTCTGACCAAGGAAGAAATAGTAAGGTTTACTGACCTGGCTCATCAATTGGGGTTAGAGGTATTGTTTGAAATTCACAATGAAGAAGAATTTCACGAAGGATATTATGATGCAGTAGATATTTTAGGTGTAAATAATAGGGATTTGAAGCGATTCAAAACCACAATTCAGAATTCCATTGATTTGGCCAAAATCTTACCGAAAGAGCAGTTGAAAATATCAGAAAGCGGTATATCCTCCACAAAGGAGATGGATATTCTGGCTGCTGAAGGCTATAAGGGATTTCTAATCGGAGAGCAGTTTATGAAACATGAAGATCCTGCCAATGAGCTTAGAAAGTTTATGTCTACTCAAATGGCAAAGGGATGA
- a CDS encoding phosphoribosylanthranilate isomerase yields MKIKVCGIRNQDNLTFLNASEVDFIGFIFYNKSKRNFDDGDLNQTIKSDKLKVGVFVNERIEKVEIIAQTHHLDYLQLHGDESPAYCQALKEKGFRLFKAFSIHDVLPTDLKSYEDVVDYFLFDTKGAAYGGNGTQFDWSVLKQYKLSRPFILSGGIGLEDVAVIKKLDHPKLFAVDVNSRFEVSPGQKDEKALKEFIEELKQ; encoded by the coding sequence ATGAAAATCAAAGTTTGCGGCATCAGAAATCAAGATAATCTGACATTTCTCAATGCTTCAGAAGTGGATTTTATTGGATTCATTTTTTATAATAAATCCAAAAGAAATTTTGATGACGGAGATTTGAATCAGACTATCAAATCCGACAAACTCAAGGTGGGGGTATTTGTTAATGAGCGTATCGAAAAAGTAGAAATTATTGCCCAAACTCATCATCTAGACTATTTGCAGCTTCATGGTGATGAGAGTCCAGCCTATTGCCAAGCGCTGAAGGAAAAGGGATTTAGGCTTTTTAAAGCATTTTCGATCCATGATGTATTGCCTACCGATTTAAAATCCTATGAGGATGTGGTGGACTACTTTCTATTTGATACCAAAGGGGCTGCTTATGGTGGGAACGGTACTCAATTTGATTGGAGTGTTTTGAAGCAATACAAATTGAGCAGGCCTTTTATTTTAAGTGGGGGTATTGGTCTGGAAGATGTAGCCGTAATTAAGAAGCTGGATCATCCAAAACTGTTTGCAGTGGATGTGAATAGCCGATTTGAAGTGAGTCCTGGTCAAAAGGATGAGAAAGCATTAAAAGAATTTATAGAAGAATTAAAGCAATAA
- the trpA gene encoding tryptophan synthase subunit alpha — protein MENRINNLINTKNNILSIYFTAGYPELNDTVDVINELVENGADLLEIGVPFSDPVADGPTIQQSNTKAIENGMTVKLLFDQLKDIRKSVSVPLIMMSSLNPIMQYGFENFCKKCKEIDVDGLIIPDLPVEEYISNYKSTVEANGLRNIILVTPASTDERIRLVDENTDGFIYMVSSSSTTGENKNFTSDFESFAGRLKAMNLKNALITGFGIKDKKSFEQVCQFSKGGIIGSAFVKAIGESSDVRENIRKFMSQFE, from the coding sequence ATGGAAAATAGAATAAATAACTTAATTAATACAAAGAATAATATCCTGTCAATCTACTTTACCGCAGGTTATCCCGAGCTCAATGATACGGTGGATGTTATCAATGAGTTGGTAGAGAACGGCGCAGATTTGCTAGAGATAGGAGTACCCTTTTCCGATCCCGTCGCTGATGGTCCTACTATCCAGCAAAGCAACACGAAGGCCATTGAAAATGGCATGACTGTGAAGTTACTTTTTGATCAATTGAAGGACATTAGAAAGTCGGTTTCCGTGCCACTCATTATGATGAGTTCTCTGAACCCCATCATGCAATATGGCTTTGAAAATTTTTGCAAGAAATGTAAAGAGATTGATGTTGACGGCTTGATCATTCCGGATCTTCCAGTAGAAGAATATATCTCAAATTACAAGTCAACGGTAGAAGCAAATGGCTTGCGTAATATCATACTTGTGACGCCGGCATCTACTGATGAAAGAATCAGATTGGTAGATGAGAATACTGATGGATTTATCTACATGGTTTCATCTTCAAGCACGACAGGTGAGAACAAAAATTTCACCTCAGATTTTGAGAGTTTTGCAGGAAGACTAAAGGCTATGAATTTGAAGAATGCTTTGATTACTGGGTTTGGAATTAAAGATAAAAAGTCATTTGAACAGGTGTGCCAATTCTCAAAAGGAGGTATTATCGGGAGTGCTTTTGTGAAAGCAATAGGGGAGTCTTCAGATGTTCGTGAGAATATAAGAAAATTCATGTCCCAGTTCGAATAA
- the trpB gene encoding tryptophan synthase subunit beta, which yields METKLKPDERGYFGSFGGAFIPEMMQANVTELRENYEQIMSSEEFKQEFEKLLSDYVGRPSPLYLATRLSGKYGVNIYLKREDLNHTGSHKINNALGQIILAKKLGKKKIIAETGAGQHGVATATACALMGIECVVFMGEVDVARQAPNVGRMKMLGATVVPVSSGSKTLKDATNEAMRYWISNPFDTHYIIGSVVGPHPYPDMVARFQSVISEEIKKQLKTAIGTEFPDRVIACVGGGSNASGAFFHFIEDDQVELIAAEAAGKGLESGFTAAATFKGKSGILHGSKTLFMQTDDGQVVEPHSISAGLDYPGIGPALAHWFESGRVKYEAVTDDDALKAGKELCLLEGIIPAVESAHALATLDKIKIVPGETIVVNLSGRGDKDLETYLNSI from the coding sequence ATGGAAACCAAGTTGAAACCTGATGAAAGGGGCTATTTTGGAAGTTTTGGAGGCGCATTCATTCCAGAAATGATGCAGGCCAATGTGACTGAATTAAGAGAGAATTACGAGCAGATCATGTCCAGTGAGGAGTTTAAGCAGGAGTTTGAAAAACTGCTTTCAGACTATGTAGGGCGTCCTTCTCCTCTCTATTTAGCCACTAGGCTTTCAGGAAAGTATGGTGTCAATATTTATCTCAAAAGAGAAGATCTTAACCATACGGGATCGCACAAAATCAACAATGCGTTAGGGCAAATCATTCTGGCTAAAAAACTAGGCAAGAAAAAGATTATAGCTGAGACAGGAGCTGGACAGCATGGGGTGGCTACAGCTACCGCCTGCGCGCTCATGGGTATAGAATGTGTTGTGTTTATGGGAGAGGTGGATGTAGCCAGACAAGCACCTAACGTAGGAAGAATGAAGATGCTTGGCGCGACTGTGGTGCCTGTGTCATCAGGTAGTAAAACGCTTAAGGACGCTACTAATGAAGCCATGCGCTATTGGATTAGTAATCCATTCGATACGCACTACATCATTGGTTCTGTGGTAGGCCCACACCCATATCCTGATATGGTGGCGAGATTCCAGTCGGTAATTAGCGAGGAGATTAAAAAGCAGCTTAAAACTGCCATAGGAACTGAATTTCCAGATCGAGTGATTGCTTGCGTTGGTGGTGGTAGTAATGCTTCAGGAGCCTTTTTCCATTTTATCGAAGACGATCAAGTGGAGCTCATTGCTGCTGAAGCAGCAGGGAAAGGTCTAGAGTCTGGGTTTACTGCAGCAGCTACTTTCAAAGGTAAGAGCGGGATACTGCACGGTAGCAAAACCTTGTTTATGCAAACAGACGATGGGCAGGTGGTAGAACCTCATTCAATCTCGGCGGGTCTGGATTACCCAGGCATAGGACCTGCTTTGGCTCATTGGTTTGAGTCTGGTAGAGTGAAGTATGAAGCGGTGACAGATGACGATGCATTGAAGGCCGGAAAGGAATTGTGTTTGTTGGAAGGAATTATACCAGCAGTGGAATCGGCTCATGCTTTAGCCACATTAGATAAAATTAAGATTGTTCCTGGAGAAACAATTGTTGTGAATCTATCAGGAAGAGGGGATAAGGATCTTGAAACTTATCTGAATAGCATTTAA